The region GTGTTGTGAGCTTTAATATTTCCTAAAGTTCCTGGAATATATGTAGCTTGAGCTAGTTTAACTTCTCCATTGAAAAGAGTAACAGACTCTATATAATGATCAAAATCATCTGGATGAGAATATTCGTTACCCATTTTTATAGTTACTTGAAATGGCTCGCCAGCTTTAGCATTGCTCTCACAGTGAATAAATGGTGAGTGACGGTCAATATAGTCCTTTTTTGCTTCTCTTTCTACTGTGTCGATATCAACGTACTTGTTAATCTTTGGCATGTTAATTCCTTTTTTATTTTTAAAATTTTATGCAGTATTGTAACTTCATAATCATTTACTAATATATAAGTAAAAGTTTATCTGACTTGTTTAAGAATTATTTTATATAGTGATAATATAAGACTTAAATATTCTTACTTTTATTGGTTCAAAGAGTTTTAACCAAAAAGTAGATAAAATCGCGTCAATTTAATAAAAGAGTACAAATATGTTAAAACCGCTACTGATAGAGATAGGTGTTGAAGAATTACCAGCTGTTCCACTTTTAAAAGAGCTAAAAAATATTGAGAAAAAATATGTTGATATTTTAGAAAAAAACTCACTTTTAGGCGAGTTTGAGTTTTACTATACTCCTCGTCGTTTGGTTATTTGGCATAGAGAGTTTAAAACTCATCAAGAAGATAGTGTAGAAGAGTTTTTTGGAGCACCTATAGCAGTTGCATACAAAGATGGACAAGCAACTCCTGCAGCAAACGGTTTTGCTAAGAAGTGCGGAGTTACTTTAGATGAGATTTCTACTGCTACAAAAGGTTCCAAAGAAGTTCTTTACTACAAAAAAGATGTTAAAGGTAAAGAGTCAACTGAGCTTTTATCTGACATCATAAACACTTGGTTAAACTCTTTAGATTTTGGTAAGTCTATGAGATGGGGAAGTGCATCTGAAAGTTTTATAAGACCTATAAGATGGGTAAATGTTCTTTTAGGAGATGCTCTTGTAGATGTAGACGTTTTTGGGGTAAAGTCTAAAAAAGAGACTTTTGTTCATCGCATCTCTAATTTTGACTCTCTTAGCATCTCTAGTTCTAAAGAGTATTTTGAGACTTTAAAAAATGGTGGAGTTACACTTTTTCAAGACCAAAGAAGAGAAGACATCTTAAATGATTTTGCATCTTTGGAAAAAGACAATGGCATAAATATAGAAGTAGATGCTGACTTGCTAGATGAGATAGTAGCTATTACTGAGCATCCAACAGCACTTTTAGGCTCATTTGATGAGGAATTTTTAAGACTCCCTCCTGAAGTTATCATCACTTCTATGAAAGAGCATCAGAGATATTTTCCTGTGTTTAAAGATGGAAAACTTATAAATAAGTTTTGTGTAGTCTCAAATGCATTTACAGATGACTACTCAAAAGTTATAGAGGGAAATGAGAGAGTTCTTCGTCCTCGTTTAGCTGATGGACTCTTCTTTTATGACAATGACCTTAAAGCTGGACTTAGTACAGATGGACTTGAAAAAGTTGCATTTTTTAAAGGTCTTGGTAGTGTTAAAGACAAGATAGACAGAGAAGCTAAGATAGCATCTATGCTGTTTGATAAGTACAAGATAGATGCTAAAAAAGAAGAGTTACAAAGAGCTATAAACTTAGCAAAAGCTGATCTTATGAGCGAGATGGTTTATGAATTTACAGAACTTCAAGGTCTTATGGGTTCTTACTATGCACTAGAGCAGGGTGAATCTCAAGCGGTTGCAACTGCAATAGCTGAACAGTACTTGCCAGATGGAGAAGATAGTGCACTTCCATCAACTCCAATGAGCGCAATAGTTGCTATGAGTATAAAATTAGATACTCTTTTAGCTCTCTTTAGCATAAACCAAATTCCAACAGGTTCACGTGATCCATTTGCGCTTCGTCGTGCTGTAAATGGTCTTGTTAGAATTACAAGAGAGCATAACTTAGAGTTTGACATAGTTGAGAGCATGAAAGAGTTGGCATCTGGATATGCAGAGATAGATATGCAAAAATTAGAGAGTTTCTTTTTAGAGCGTGTTAAACAGTACTACAAAGTAAACCCTTCTATTGTTGAAGCAGTTATTGCATCTGGAGAGAGAGAAATAGTGTCTATGGGTAAAAAGATAGAAGCACTAGAAGCAATCGTAAATGCTGAAGGTTTTAGTGAGTCTTTTTCAACTTTTAAACGTGTAGCAAATATCACTAAAGAGATAGATTTAACTAAAGAGATGTTTGTAGATGCAAAGCTATTTGAAGATCAAGCTGAACAAGCACTACTGGATGCATACAATAGTGTAGCATCTAAGAGATATAACTCTTACGAAGAAGAGCTGGATGCACTTCTTGGACTTAAACCTGAGCTTGATAAGTTTTTTGAAGATGTAATGGTAAATGCAGAAGATGAAGCTGTTAAAAACAATAGAAAAGCTTTAGTAGCATCTATATATAAAAGTATTTTAAACATAGCAGATATAAAAGAAGTTAGTGTTTAATTTAGTAATTTTTAATTATGTAAATGAAAAAGACAAGAGGCTTACAGAGCTTTTCTTGTCTTCATCAACTTCCACAAAAAAATATATCCTCGGAATTAACAAACTCTCAAAATCAGTTCTAAAACACATAGAAGTAGATGGCATTATAGATGACTTTTCAAGAGTTCAACGCTCACGTAAAAAATCAGTTCTTAGCATTGATGAAGTTACTAAAGATTCTATAATTCTATGCGCATCTATGGGAAGTCCATTAGAAGTTAAAAATACTTTAGATGCAAAGGGCTATACTAACTTTAACTATTTGTCATTTTACAGATATTCAAAATTAGACTTAGTTGCACCTCCATTTATACTTGACTTTGAAGAGGACTTTAAAAACCATAGAGATGAGTATGCTTATTTGTATGACTTGCTAGAAGATGCAGAGTCTAAAAAGATTTTTACAAAAGTGCTTAATTTTAAAATCTCTTTTGATTTGGAATTTATGCAAGGTTTTACAAATAACCACGATGGACAATACTTTGATAAAGAGATAATTCCAAAGATAAAAAATATGATTTTTTTAGATGGCGGTGCTTATGTTGGAGACACCCTACCTAACATCATAAAAAACTTCCCTGATTATAAAAAAATCTATGCTATTGAGCCAAATGAGTTGCATCTAAGTATTGCAAAAAGAGATTTTTCAAATGTTAGAGATATAGAGTTTATAAACTGCGGACTTGGAGCTAAAGAGGAACTAAACTCTATTGGTATAGATGAGAATCAAAACAACTGTGACCATCACTACCAAGCGACAAATATAAATACCATAGATAATATAGTAAACACAAGAGTTGACTTTATAAAGCTAGATATCGAAGGTGCAGAACAAGATGCAATAGATGGCGCAGAAGAGACCATAAAGAGGTATAAACCTATCTTGGCTATTTGCATCTATCATAAAGCAGAGGATTGGTATAAGATACCTCAAAAGATATTAAATATAGAGAATGACTACAAAGTTTATTTGCGTCACTATATGGAAGGTGTCTTTGAGAGTGTTTTATATTTTATTCCTAGATAAAAAGGTTATTGTAAAACAAGCTCTCTTTAGTGTTTATGAGACTAATATTAAGATATCTTTTGGATTTCTGGTGGGTTGTGTCTAAAAGCATCTTTAAAAGCATTTGCTCTTTTTTCTTTTGCTTTTCCTGTAGCTAGTGGTGATAAAAAGTAGGCAACTTCAAGTGCTTCATCTGCACTGTGGTTGTTATCGTGTATAAAAACTACTGTTTTGTCTAGCTTTTGAACTTGAGCAGATAGTCCTCTAACATAGGCAATAATAGCCTTATGGTGTCTATCATATTTATGTCCGCATCCAAGAAAAACAAACTTCCCGCTTAGTCTAATGTTTGGTACATCAAGGTAGTTTAGTTGTTTATCGTATCTTGTAAGTTGAGAAGATGTAAACTTGTCTAAATCTGCATCAAATTCTTCAAGTATTGGAGTTGGTTCTATGTTAAATCTATTGAGTCCAAAAATATACTTTATCTCTACTAACTTACCTTTATACTCTTTTTTAAGTCCTGCATTGATAACATAACTCATAGCATCTTCATTTAGTGCAACAAATTTATCATACTTATCAAAACCATCATTTTTTAAAAAACGACTAAGTTTGTAGCCAACAGGACTTGTTTCAGGGTTAAATAAAATCACAGTACCAGCTACTGTTTTTCTCTTTTTTTTGAGCATATTTTCTAAATCAGCCACTGTTATTTTTTCATTGTCATCTTCATTTAGATATATATAATGTTCTGCCACATAGTCCATATCAAAGTTTGTTGAGTATTTTGCGAATATTTGCATTTTTTAAATCCTATAATTATTATGGCAATTGTACACTTATAATCATTTCAAGTAAATAAGGGCTTTATAAAGTTTAAAAAAATTATTTTAAACTTCCTCTTTTTCTGTCGTAGCGCTTGGAATACCCAAGTAATAGCCTTGAGAATAATCTATGCCCAGTTCTTCTACAGTATCGAGGATTTCTTTTGAAGAAACAAACTCTGCTATAGTTTTGAAGTTCATTTTTTTAGCAAAGTCTATGATGGTTTTTACTATTTCTTTCATATTTTCATCATGGTTTATATTTTTTATCATACTACCATCAACTTTTATGAAATCAGCATCTAGCTTGATAAGATACTCAAAGTTACTATAACCTGTTCCAAAATCATCTATGGCAATTTTACAACCACGATTTTTCATTTTGTAGATAAATTTTTGGACAGTATCAAACTCTTCTATACCTTCGCTCTCAACAATTTCAAGAACCAGCCTATTTGCTACTTTATATTTATCTATCATTTCATCTAGGTAAGTATTTAATTCATTGTCAAGTATATCTTCCATAGTTAGGTTTATAGAAAATTCTGCATCATCATTTTCAAAATGTGCAAAAGATTTAGCAATAACAACTTTTGTAATATCTATATATTGTCCAGAACTTTTTGCTATTTCTAAAAAATGAAATGGAGATATAATAACCCCGTTTTCATCAACAAGTCTAACAAGAGCTTCATATTTAGATATTTTTTTAGTTTTATTATCTACAATTGGTTGATAGTGCATAATAATTCTATCATCATGGAGTGCCTGTTTTACTTTTTTAGTCCATGTTATATTTTTAGCAAAACCCTCTTCTATGTTCAGCTCTTTAGAGTATTCAAGTACTTTTTTATTTATTTTTTTGGCATATTTATTTGCTATTTCTGCTGTTGATATTATGATGTCATTATCACAAGATGAGATACCAGCCGTACATACTATATCAAAAGATTCTACTTCTGTGTCTATAACTGACTCAATCATTCTTGTATTAAGTTGAGTAATAAAATTTGAAAATCGTTTGCTATCTAGTGTGTAGTTATGTATAGCAAATTTATCGGAATGGAGTCTGTATAGTTCAAATTCATTTGTCAAGTTTTCTAAAAGTAGTTTAGAAAATTTTATAATAACTTCATCCCCAACTGTATGCCCATAAAAATCATTTATACCAGAAAAGTTGTCTATATCTATAATTGCTATATTGTTAAGTATATTATTTTGTATGTCCAAACTTAATTTATATCTATTTCCAACATCACTAAGGGGGTCTTTTGTTGCAATGGTAAGTATCTCTTTTCTTTGTGATACAAGCTCTGTTATTTCATGTCTTATCGCAACAAACTCTACTATTTCATTTTCCAAGTTTAAGATTGGCATGATTGCTATATCTACATCATAAAAACCACCATCTTTTTTTATGTTTCTCAAAAAACCTTTCCAAGTTTTTCCAGCTTTTATAGTAAGCCAAAGAATTTTAAAAGTTTCTTTTTTTTCATCTGGGTTTCTTAGTATAGAGTGTGGTTTTCCTATGACTTCTGCTTCAGTGTATCCGCTTACTCTACAAAAGTTTTCATTTACAAAGGTTATACGTCCTTCGGTATCTGATTTTGAGATAATATTGTTTACGTTCATAGCCTCTAAATATTCATCAAATATTACTGTTCGCTCTTTAAGTTCTCTTGATGCATTGTAAACTTTAGTAGCTAGCAAAGATGGTATAAGTGCTATTAACAATCCTACGGGACCACTAATGAGTAATACAAGAAGTAAGGTGTCAAACATCTTAGTCATCATGTTGTCTTTTATCTCTTGAATTTTCAACTCTTTTACTTTAAGAATCAATGTTAATTCTTGAGATGTACCAATGATGGAATTTATTTTTTTAGAGTTATATACATCGGAAGTAAACTCTGAGGAGTGCAACATTGTGTCAAAATATCTTGGTGCATATTGTCTTATATCTGCTTTTTGCAAAAGGTATCTTGACCAAGAATAGTCTAAAATCTTTTCGCCTACCTCGTTGTAACCTACAAGAAACTCACCATCTTTATCAACTAAAGATACTATAAACAAAGATGAATCTGTTATATCTTTTAAAATGCTTTTCATAAAGATATTGATAATAATTATGCCACTAAATTTATTTTCAGAGTATGTAGGTACGGCAAATCTCATTGTTGGAACATAAGGTTTTTGAACTTTTCCATTTTCTATATTTAAATCTATATCTGAAATCCATATAGGTGAGTTTTCATCAAGTTGTGCAACTTCTTTGAAGTAGTATCTGTCTATTTGTTTTGTAAAAGAGAGTCATTTGTCATATCATAAGGATAGTTTTCTTCAATTCTATTGAAGCGAATTTCCTCCTGTCCATCAGCATTAATGTATCGAATTTGCATGATATTATTATCAGATGCTATGATTTGCTCAAAAAGTGCTTGGGTGTTTTCTTTATTTTGTTTTGTTTTAAGATATCTTTTAAAAATATTGTTTTTTACCACAGAATTAAGAGTGCGTTTGTTTATTTCTATAGTGTTTTTAAGAAGTCTTGTTTTGTTATTTATAAAAGTATTTGCTGTATTTTCAATGTCTTTAGACATATGCTTGCTTTCATAGTTATAGCTGACAATAAAAGAAATAATAGTGATAATAATCGCAAAGAAGATAAATATAAAAGAAAAAAAGAGTCTCACATTTATTGGGCTTTTTAAAAAATTGTTAAACGCTAAAGAGAGGTGGTTCAAAGATTGTCCTTTAGTTGTCTTGTGTTTTAAATATCTATTTTATTCTCTCATGGCTTAATTGTTTATGATTTTAATGTTTAAGATAGACAATGGAGAAGATATTTAAGTTAAATGTATCTTTATTGTCTTTATGTTTATATTCTAAAGACATTTTGTGCATTTTTAAAATGGAGTGAACTATATAAAGACCAAGTCCCATTCCATGGTTTTTGTTTTGTGTATCATTATGAAAAGGTTTGTAATACTCTTCTAGAGGTTTTTGTAGTGGACTTCCTTTAGAAATGAACTCTATTTTATTTTTGTTTATAATTATTTTTATTTTAGCATCTAAGGAGTATTTTAAAGCATTGTCAATCAAATTTTTGACAGCTAAAGAGATTAGTTCCATATCTGCATCTATGTTTATATCTGCATTTTTTTCAATTGAAATATTTTCTCTGCTTTCTAGCATTAGCATCTCTATAGATTTGTTTACAATGGCATCTACCTTGCATCTATATATATTTGGAGTGTAGTTATTTGATACTATTTGTTCTACTTTTGCAAAATCATCTATAAGAATATTGAGTTTTTCAAATATAATTATAAGCCTACTTTTTTGCTTTTCATCATCTATGAGTTCACTTACTATTCTTCCTTTTGCTATGGGAGTTTTTAGCTCATGCATTATGGTTCTTAAAAACAATTGTCTTGATTTAATTAAAAGAGATATCTTTTTAACTGCATTGTCAAACTCATTTCCAAGTTGTGCAATTTCATCTTTTTTGTCACTTTTAGTATTAATATTTAAATCACCATTTGCAAACTTATGCATCTCTTTTTTTAAACTCTTTAGCGGTGCGAGGGCATTAATAATCCAAATGTACATAAATACAAAAACAATAAATAAAAGAGCAAACAAGAGATGCCCATAGTAGTTTCTCTCATAAGTGTTTAAATCTTTAAATAAACTTTTAAAATATGGAGTGTGTATAAATAAGTAAAAATCTTCATTGCTCTGTATAAGCTCAAAACCCTTGCGAGGAAGCTTATATTTTGAGTTTTTTAGTACTTTTTTATAATCATCTTCAAACTGAAAATTTAAACTCTCTATGTGTTTTTTCGCATCAGATTTATTAAGTCTATTTACTTCAAGATAGTTTTGAATATTTGTATAACGATGAGAAATTTGTTTTATATGTTCATGATGAGAGTGTTGTAAAAATGCTATAAATAACAAAATAAACAAGGCAAAAGTAATAGCTGAGCCAATTTTAATATTTGTAATTATTGAATTAAATTTCATTGTGCTAGTTTGTAGCCTATGCCACGAATGGAGTGTAGGTATTTTGGATTTTTAGAGTCATCGTCTAGTTTTAAACGCAAGCGAGAGATAATGACATCTAAACTTTTTGAATAGCTATCACTTAAACTGTCACACTCATTTACAATTTGTTCGCGAGAAACTACTGCATTTTTGTTCTTAAGTAAGCAAAACATTACTTCGTATTCTGCATTGGTAAGTTGTAGCTCTTTTTCTTTAAATACAATCCTAAAACTTGAACTATCATAAGAAAAATCACTTCTACTTTGAGTGTTTTTGTTTTTCTTGATACGCCTAAAAAGACTCTGTATAACTGCATACATCTCTTTAGGATCATAAGGTTTAGGAAGATAATAATCAGCACCAATTTGAAGTCCCATAATTTTATCGGTTACATCACTTCTTGCACTTGATATGATTATGGGAATATTATATTTTTTTGATACTTCTTCACAAACTTCTAATCCATCCATACCAGGAAGAGTTAAGTCCAAAATAAGCAAATCATAGTTATCAACACCAGAACTAAGCCCTAAAAATGGATCAGAAAAATTAGTTATTTTAATATTGTACTTTTCCAAGTACTCTCCCAAAAAGAGAGAAAACTCAGAATCATCTTCAATCATTAAAATATTTATCATAAATAAAACACCTTTTTAGATTTTATGCATAAAACGATATTGTATTATAATTATCTGGTTCCTTTAAGATTTGACTTAAAGAATTTACTATAAATTTTTGAGTATCTTCTTTTGATAGTTGATTGTCCTCAGAACTATATTGCTCTAAAAGGCTCATTACATCAGTTTTTGCATCATCTTTTAAACTCATTATTTTTGTTGTATAGTCTAAAATTGCATCAAAAGATGAAGAAGAAACATTTACACTTGAAGTGCTAGTTGTACTGTCTTCTTCCTCATCTTCATCTTCATCTGAAGATAGTAAGCTCTCTAAAAGTGAAGAAACGCTATCAACTTCTTCTTCAGGTGGTGGTGGAGGTGGTCCCATAGGTCTTCCGCCACCTTGAGACGCTTGTGGTGCTTGAGCTAATTCGCCAACTTCTTTTGCGTCAAATCCAGATGCTTCCATCGCTGAAGTAAGTGCCGAAGATGCTTCTATACCTGCTTCTGAAAAAGCTTCTACTATTTGTGCTGCATCCTTTGAAGTTAAAGAGTCTGTGTCAAACTTAGACAAAACTTCTTCTATTAAATCTTTTTGCTCAGAAGATAAATTAGAATTTTTACTAGTCATTGATGTGTTTTGAAAGAGCTGTGTTGTTGTACTTGAACTTACATTCATGTTAAATCCTTTTCATTAATCTATTGTTATTCTAGTTTATTGATTTAAATGCTAATTCAACCCAAAGTTAATGAAAGTAAATAAAACTATAATTCTACTTATGATTTATATGGCATTTTTATTTTTTACTTTTTTGATAGTACTTTTATCACTTTATCAGTGGCAATACTTTCTTGTTTTTTCTCCTAGATATTTTCGTCAAAAAGAACTTTGTAAAAATTGTGAGATACTTAGTATAACTACTGATGATGGAGTTGAGTTAGAGGGTGTTGTTTATGAGCCTTCAGATGCAAAGAGTACTATAGTTTTTTTTGGTGGTAAAGAACACGATAGCGTAGGACTTATAGATAGACTCGCATCTAAGTTTAAAAACTCTAGAATTATTACATTTAACTACCGCTCTTATGGAAGAAGTGGCGGTGTGATAAATGAGAAAAATATTTTACAAGATGCTTTAAAAGTCTCTCAAATAGTTCAAAAAAACTATGGCGATTTTTATATACTTGGTTTTTCTTTAGGTGCTAGCGTGGCTGCATCTGTAGCGAGTAAACATAAGAGTCGTGGAGTTTTTTTACTTGGAGCGTTTGATTCAATAGCATCTATGACAAAAGCAAGGTATGGGCTTAATCTCTCTTGGATGCTAAGATATAAGTTTGATAATGTAGAGTTTGTAAAAAACATAAAAGATGAAACTTATATGTTTTGTTCTAAAAATGATGAAATTGTACCCATAGAAAATGCTAGAAATTTAAAAGAAAGTATTAAAAATTTAGTTTTTTATAAAGAATTTGAAGGCTTGTCACATAAAGAACTGCTTTGGGATGATGAAGTTATTAAAAATATTAATGGAGTGTTGTTATAATGGAATTTGGATTTATTTTAAAAAAGTTTATAACTTTTTTTATTGAGCCTTATGGGATTGTTTTTTCGCTTTTTATTTTAGGTCTTTATCTGTTGTTTATAAAAAAGTATAAAATTTCTAAGATTTTTTTGTCTATCTCTTTTGGATTTTTGTTCTTATTTTCTTATCCGCCATTTGCAAACTTTTTAATAGCAGGTTTAGAAAACACTTATCCAAAATATGATTATAAAACTAATGTAAAATACATTCATGTCTTAGGAAGTGGACACAATACAGATGCAACTCAGCCTTTATCTTCACAAATAGGAGATGCTAGTGCAAAAAGAGACTTAGAGGGCATCATTATTCATAAATCTTTGAAAAATTCTAAAATAATTTTTACAGGTTATGAGGGAACTACTGATACTCCAACAGCTATAATGAACGCAAAATTAGCAGAGTCACTTGGGGTAAAAAAAGAAAATATGTTAATAAATCCAAATCCAAAAGATACACAAGAAGAAGCTCTTTTTACAAAGTCAGTAGTAGGAGATGAGCCTTTTGTTTTGGTTACATCTGCTACTCATATGCCAAGAGCTATGATGCTTTTTACATCTTTAGGATTAAAACCGATACCTGCACCGACAAATTTTTACAAAAAAGAGTTTGATGGTTTTTTTAAAGAACCAAACGTTTATTCATTTAAAAAGTCTCAAATTGCTATGCATGAGTATTGGGGAATTTTGTGGAGTAAATTAAGAGGATAAAGATTATCATAACTAAATAAGAGTAAACTTTCATTTATGAAAAGTATAATAAATATTAAATCTTGTAATTTTAAATATCCAAATAGCGACAAAAATATAATAAATATAAAATCTTTATCTATAAAAAGTGGAGTGCATATCTTTTTAAGAGGTAAAAGTGGAAGTGGTAAAAGTACATTTTTAAATCTTCTAACAGGCATAATTGAGCCACAAAGTGGATGCATAGAAGTTTTAGGAGTGGATATTACAAGCTTAAGTGCCAAAGAAAAAGATAGGTTTCGTGGAGATAATTATGGAATAGTATTTCAACAGTTTAATCTTTTGCCTTATTTAAACGTTGAAGAAAACCTTTCATTAGTTGCTAAATTTTCTAAGCAAAAATCACAAAATATTAAAAATCTTACAAAAGAAATAGATACATTACTAGATGCAGTAGAAATACCAAGGCAGATGAAGAGTAAAAAGGCGATGGAGTTGAGCGTAGGAGAGCAACAAAGAGTCGCTCTTGCTAGAGCTTTGCTTGGTAAAGCAAATATTATTATTGCAGATGAGCCAACATCAGCCTTAGACAATGATACAAAACATAAGTTTATGAAGTTACTTTTTAAACAAGTTCAAGCCCAAAAATCAACACTTATTTTCGTTAGTCATGATAGTGAGCTAACTTCATATTTTGAAAAAGTTTATGATTTTGATGAAATAAACGGAAGTGAAAAATGAAGCATTTATTTTATTTAACTTACAAAAGTATTCAAAACAGAAAAATCACTTTTTTTCTCTCAGTTATTTCTATTGCCATTAGTGTAGTTTTACTTTTAGGTGTTGATAAGTCAATCAAAATAGGTAAAAGTCACTTTATGAATACTATAAACGAAACAGACCTCATAGTTGCTTCATCAAATGGATCTTTGGATATTTTGCTAA is a window of uncultured Sulfurimonas sp. DNA encoding:
- a CDS encoding class II SORL domain-containing protein translates to MPKINKYVDIDTVEREAKKDYIDRHSPFIHCESNAKAGEPFQVTIKMGNEYSHPDDFDHYIESVTLFNGEVKLAQATYIPGTLGNIKAHNTTTFTIIPTGKKLNLVAHAYCTKHGVWESTPVTVEVAE
- the glyS gene encoding glycine--tRNA ligase subunit beta; protein product: MLKPLLIEIGVEELPAVPLLKELKNIEKKYVDILEKNSLLGEFEFYYTPRRLVIWHREFKTHQEDSVEEFFGAPIAVAYKDGQATPAANGFAKKCGVTLDEISTATKGSKEVLYYKKDVKGKESTELLSDIINTWLNSLDFGKSMRWGSASESFIRPIRWVNVLLGDALVDVDVFGVKSKKETFVHRISNFDSLSISSSKEYFETLKNGGVTLFQDQRREDILNDFASLEKDNGINIEVDADLLDEIVAITEHPTALLGSFDEEFLRLPPEVIITSMKEHQRYFPVFKDGKLINKFCVVSNAFTDDYSKVIEGNERVLRPRLADGLFFYDNDLKAGLSTDGLEKVAFFKGLGSVKDKIDREAKIASMLFDKYKIDAKKEELQRAINLAKADLMSEMVYEFTELQGLMGSYYALEQGESQAVATAIAEQYLPDGEDSALPSTPMSAIVAMSIKLDTLLALFSINQIPTGSRDPFALRRAVNGLVRITREHNLEFDIVESMKELASGYAEIDMQKLESFFLERVKQYYKVNPSIVEAVIASGEREIVSMGKKIEALEAIVNAEGFSESFSTFKRVANITKEIDLTKEMFVDAKLFEDQAEQALLDAYNSVASKRYNSYEEELDALLGLKPELDKFFEDVMVNAEDEAVKNNRKALVASIYKSILNIADIKEVSV
- a CDS encoding FkbM family methyltransferase; amino-acid sequence: MFNLVIFNYVNEKDKRLTELFLSSSTSTKKYILGINKLSKSVLKHIEVDGIIDDFSRVQRSRKKSVLSIDEVTKDSIILCASMGSPLEVKNTLDAKGYTNFNYLSFYRYSKLDLVAPPFILDFEEDFKNHRDEYAYLYDLLEDAESKKIFTKVLNFKISFDLEFMQGFTNNHDGQYFDKEIIPKIKNMIFLDGGAYVGDTLPNIIKNFPDYKKIYAIEPNELHLSIAKRDFSNVRDIEFINCGLGAKEELNSIGIDENQNNCDHHYQATNINTIDNIVNTRVDFIKLDIEGAEQDAIDGAEETIKRYKPILAICIYHKAEDWYKIPQKILNIENDYKVYLRHYMEGVFESVLYFIPR
- a CDS encoding EAL domain-containing protein; this encodes MKSILKDITDSSLFIVSLVDKDGEFLVGYNEVGEKILDYSWSRYLLQKADIRQYAPRYFDTMLHSSEFTSDVYNSKKINSIIGTSQELTLILKVKELKIQEIKDNMMTKMFDTLLLVLLISGPVGLLIALIPSLLATKVYNASRELKERTVIFDEYLEAMNVNNIISKSDTEGRITFVNENFCRVSGYTEAEVIGKPHSILRNPDEKKETFKILWLTIKAGKTWKGFLRNIKKDGGFYDVDIAIMPILNLENEIVEFVAIRHEITELVSQRKEILTIATKDPLSDVGNRYKLSLDIQNNILNNIAIIDIDNFSGINDFYGHTVGDEVIIKFSKLLLENLTNEFELYRLHSDKFAIHNYTLDSKRFSNFITQLNTRMIESVIDTEVESFDIVCTAGISSCDNDIIISTAEIANKYAKKINKKVLEYSKELNIEEGFAKNITWTKKVKQALHDDRIIMHYQPIVDNKTKKISKYEALVRLVDENGVIISPFHFLEIAKSSGQYIDITKVVIAKSFAHFENDDAEFSINLTMEDILDNELNTYLDEMIDKYKVANRLVLEIVESEGIEEFDTVQKFIYKMKNRGCKIAIDDFGTGYSNFEYLIKLDADFIKVDGSMIKNINHDENMKEIVKTIIDFAKKMNFKTIAEFVSSKEILDTVEELGIDYSQGYYLGIPSATTEKEEV
- a CDS encoding ArsS family sensor histidine kinase, which produces MKFNSIITNIKIGSAITFALFILLFIAFLQHSHHEHIKQISHRYTNIQNYLEVNRLNKSDAKKHIESLNFQFEDDYKKVLKNSKYKLPRKGFELIQSNEDFYLFIHTPYFKSLFKDLNTYERNYYGHLLFALLFIVFVFMYIWIINALAPLKSLKKEMHKFANGDLNINTKSDKKDEIAQLGNEFDNAVKKISLLIKSRQLFLRTIMHELKTPIAKGRIVSELIDDEKQKSRLIIIFEKLNILIDDFAKVEQIVSNNYTPNIYRCKVDAIVNKSIEMLMLESRENISIEKNADINIDADMELISLAVKNLIDNALKYSLDAKIKIIINKNKIEFISKGSPLQKPLEEYYKPFHNDTQNKNHGMGLGLYIVHSILKMHKMSLEYKHKDNKDTFNLNIFSIVYLKH
- a CDS encoding response regulator transcription factor, producing MINILMIEDDSEFSLFLGEYLEKYNIKITNFSDPFLGLSSGVDNYDLLILDLTLPGMDGLEVCEEVSKKYNIPIIISSARSDVTDKIMGLQIGADYYLPKPYDPKEMYAVIQSLFRRIKKNKNTQSRSDFSYDSSSFRIVFKEKELQLTNAEYEVMFCLLKNKNAVVSREQIVNECDSLSDSYSKSLDVIISRLRLKLDDDSKNPKYLHSIRGIGYKLAQ
- a CDS encoding alpha/beta hydrolase gives rise to the protein MIYMAFLFFTFLIVLLSLYQWQYFLVFSPRYFRQKELCKNCEILSITTDDGVELEGVVYEPSDAKSTIVFFGGKEHDSVGLIDRLASKFKNSRIITFNYRSYGRSGGVINEKNILQDALKVSQIVQKNYGDFYILGFSLGASVAASVASKHKSRGVFLLGAFDSIASMTKARYGLNLSWMLRYKFDNVEFVKNIKDETYMFCSKNDEIVPIENARNLKESIKNLVFYKEFEGLSHKELLWDDEVIKNINGVLL
- a CDS encoding ElyC/SanA/YdcF family protein, which gives rise to MEFGFILKKFITFFIEPYGIVFSLFILGLYLLFIKKYKISKIFLSISFGFLFLFSYPPFANFLIAGLENTYPKYDYKTNVKYIHVLGSGHNTDATQPLSSQIGDASAKRDLEGIIIHKSLKNSKIIFTGYEGTTDTPTAIMNAKLAESLGVKKENMLINPNPKDTQEEALFTKSVVGDEPFVLVTSATHMPRAMMLFTSLGLKPIPAPTNFYKKEFDGFFKEPNVYSFKKSQIAMHEYWGILWSKLRG
- a CDS encoding ATP-binding cassette domain-containing protein: MKSIINIKSCNFKYPNSDKNIINIKSLSIKSGVHIFLRGKSGSGKSTFLNLLTGIIEPQSGCIEVLGVDITSLSAKEKDRFRGDNYGIVFQQFNLLPYLNVEENLSLVAKFSKQKSQNIKNLTKEIDTLLDAVEIPRQMKSKKAMELSVGEQQRVALARALLGKANIIIADEPTSALDNDTKHKFMKLLFKQVQAQKSTLIFVSHDSELTSYFEKVYDFDEINGSEK